TGGAGAATTTATCGCCATGCCAGACGACTATCTATTGAGCCCGCAAAATCAGCTGGTCGCCGAAGGTCATAAACAACTCATGTTCACTATACCCGTCGCAGCTGACCAGATTGATAGAATTAGTATTAATCCTATTTATTAATGCATGCGTGCGCAAGGCGTGTTTTAATAGGCGCTAATATAGCAGCGCCGCTCTATTCATCTAAGATGTGCTGAGTTTAACCTCTTATTTTATACCCTTTAATTTCAAGGACATCACCTTATGGCACATCACGTACAACACCCTGCCAACCGTTTTGCCCACAGCTCTGAGAATTTTACTAACTACAGTGAACCAAGTGCTGGTCAGTATGCAATTGACGATTTAGAGCTGTCTTTGAGCGGTGACTGTAATAGCCAAACCAACCATATGCATGAACCTTTGTGCGTGCATGTTGAGCGCGTAGTACGTCAGTATTTTGCCATGTTAGGTGATGAGATGCCAACTGAATTATATGAGCTTATTTTGAAGGAAATGGAGCGACCACTCTTGTCCGTCGTCCTTGAACAGACTCGAGGCAATCAAACTAAGTGCGCGCAGATATTAGGCCTCAATCGTGGTACCTTACGCAAAAAACTTAAAACCTACGACCTCATGTAATAGCTGGTCATGCTATGGAAGCATCTATGTTTTTATATCAGTTTGACAAGCCGTTTATCGACACAGTTATTAGGTTTTATAGTCATTACACTGTAACGCTTTAACCACTTAGAGTTTATTGCGTCATCATTCACTGCGCTTCTTGATATAATTAACGACTCTTTATTAAAATTAATACTCATTACCTATGACAATTCATAGTCTCAATCTTATCACTTGTGATACCGTCTGCAATAATCGCCATGACGGTCATTACTATCTTGCCAGACCTTTGTGTCAGGCTTTTTTTATGGAACTGTTTTTATGAGCACAACACCACTTGCACTACTGTCGGTCTCCAACAAGGCTAATATTGTTGAGTTCGCTCAAGGTCTTATTAAAGCAGGTTTTGGCTTACTGTCTACTGGTGGTACTTATCGATTGCTCACAGAGCACAATGTAGCAGTGACCGAAGTATCAGACTATACCGGCTTTCCTGAGATGATGGATGGCCGGGTCAAAACCCTACATCCTAAGATTCATGGCGGAATTTTAGGACGCCGTGGTACCGACGACGCTATTATGAGCGCTCATGGTATCGATCGTATTGATCTGGTGGTTGTTAATCTATATCCCTTTGCCGAAACTATCGCTCGTGCGGATGTGACCATGAACGATGCTATCGAAAATATTGATATCGGTGGCCCTACTATGGTACGTGCTGCTGCTAAGAACCATGCCCATGTTGGTATCGTCACTGATCCTAAAGATTATGATCGAGTATTAACAGCCTTAGGTAATAATACCGAGCTGACTGCCGCATTACGTTACGACTTAGCCGTTAAAGCATTTGAGCATACAGCCCAATACGACGGTATGATTGCCAATTTCTTAGGCAGCCGAGTGAATGAAACTCAGCAGCCTGATACTTTTGCGCGTACTTTTAATTTACAGCTTGAGAAAGTGCAAGACCTACGTTACGGTGAAAACCCGCATCAAAAAGCCGCATTCTATATAGAAAACCAAGTTCTACAAAGTAAGCAAGCATCCATTGCTACCGCCCAGCAGCGACAAGGTAAGGCGCTGTCGTATAACAATATCGCCGATACTGATGCGGCTCTTGAATGTGTTAAAGCCTTTAGCGCTCCTGCTTGTGTCATCGTCAAACATGCTAATCCTTGCGGCGTCGCCATTGATAATGATCAAGTAGCGGCTTATCGTACTGCTTTTAGCACCGACCCTGAGTCTTCTTTTGGCGGTATTATTGCTTTTAACCGTCAATTAACAGTGGCAGCAGCCAAAGCCATTATCGACAATCAGTTTGTAGAAGTCATCATTGCACCAAGTCTTGAAGAGGGTGTGCTTCAAGCCACTGCTAGTAAGAAAAACGTACGGGTATTGGTCTGTGGCGAGCTGACGGCTTCTGATGCACCCATGACCCAGCTGGATTACAAGCGTGTTAATGGCGGTTTATTGGTACAAGAGCAAGACTCAGGTATTATTAATGCCGGCGAATTACAAATTGTGACTGATGTTCAACCCACAGAAGCACAGATTGCTGATCTGTTATTCACATGGACAGTGGCTAAATACGTTAAGTCTAATGCGATTGTTTATGGTAAAAATCAGCGCACTATCGGTGTTGGGGCCGGTCAGATGAGCCGTGTAAACTCAGCACGTATTGCTGCGATTAAAGCCGAGCATGCAGGCTTGATCACTGAAGGCGCTGTTATGGCTTCTGATGCATTTTTTCCCTTCCGTGATGGCATTGATAATGCCGCAGAAGTAGGCATCTCCGCTATCATTCAACCTGGTGGCTCAATGCGTGATGACGAAACTATCGCCGCGGCTAATGAACATGGTATCGCTATGGTGTTCACCGGCATGCGCCATTTCCGTCATTAATCCATCTTCGAGATGACCGATTTTTAAGACGTCTAATTTTAAAAAAATTATTAGTCCTCCATTAAAAAAGCCACGGTATGAATACCGTGGCTTTTTTATCATTACTATTTTTTATTGCGCTATTGATAACGCTCAATAGTGATAATTGTTGAGAAAGTTTTAACGCCCTTGTGCACTTGCCATATTGGTTTCATTTACTTCAACTTTATAAATCAAGCGCAAATAGTCTAAATAATCTTGCAGCTGATCTTGCCCTAAATTGTCACGAATAATTGCAGCTGTTTGCGCTTTCTCAGCAGCAGACAGTGGTGATTGTTGTTCAGTTTTAATAGAGTCACCGACTATGACTGTCGCGCCTATTTCCGTTTCGCTCGCTAACGCCACTACCCCATTAGCAGGCGCTTGCTGACTGAATGCCAATCCACGTTCTTTTTCTGTCAGGCGTGTGGTCTGACGATTTATTTCACCTAGCGCTTGGAAAGTTACTTTTTGCTTACTGATATCAGCCGCGGTCTTAATACCAGCAGCCAACTGTTTGGCGTCTTTTAACGCCAAGGCGCTGGCTTTTTGCTGACGTAATATTTGCGTGATAGTAGGCGTTGCAGCTGCCAAGGTGAGGGTCTTGGTAGGACGATAATTGCTTGGTTGTACCCAGGCGATACCTGAGCCCACATCAATACCTGTCGTCACTGCTTGATCTTGAATAATAAAATCATCAAAGGCTTGCTTGATAACCGCCGGCTGCGCCAATACCGAGGTATTATTCTCTTTGCGATAATTTTTGAGACGTTTTAATGGCACGTTCTCTTGCTGCGCAATATCTTCGATACTAAAGCCATCTGCTGCTAAATCGTTAATCGCAGTCACTTTATCTGCATAAATTTCCTGACGCTTATATTCTTTAGCTTTAACCGTCAACTCTTCACGCATACTGTCTAGACTGGGTACTTGACTACCCTTGTCTTCAGTTATAGTAAATATCTGATAGCCAAAGCTAGTCTTGATGGGCTTACTGATGTCACCAACGCTTAATCCCTGTAGTGCTTGTTGGACCGCTTGCGCATCGCTGCCGAACACCGATGGATTAAAACTACCAATGGCGCCGCCAGTAGCACCTGATGGGTCATCAGACTCATTTTTTGCCAGCGCTGCAAATGATTCACCTTTGGCCAAACGCGCATTAATTTTATCCGCTCGCGCCTTAGCATCGTCACCCGTCAATAATATTTGACTGAGTTTGCGCTCATCGACTATGGCTAACCCTTGCTTATATCCTGCGTACTGCCGCTGCAACTCTTCTGTGGTGACATTTTCAACTTGCATAGTCGCCGGGCTGAGCTGAATGTAGGCCAAATCGACCATAGCTGCACTCTTAAGCGTGCCCTTATTGGCGTCATAATAAGCCTGCACGTCAGCTTTGGTCAATTTGACCTGCTGCTGATAATTCTGCCAATTGAAGCGATATAACCAAACATTGCGCGCTTCTAGCTGTAACTCAATCAACTGACTGACTGCTTTCATTGGATAAATAGCCGTACCAACAATGCTGGCATTCAGCTGATCCAGACTCAATTGATTGCGAAATTCTGTAAATAGCTGGTCCTTATTCATACCGCGCTGACGCAAAAAGTTTGAAAATTGCTCATTAGAAAAGTCACCATTGGCATCTTTAAAAATATCTTCTTGGCGTAACAAACGATTAATAGTGTCATCAGATACGGTCATACCCAGCTTGCCAGCCTGCTGTTCTAATAAAGTGCGATCAATCAAACCTTTTAACACTTGTTTATGGAGCACGTCTTCATTGAGCAAACTGGCGTCATCGAGCTGATCCAAAATCTCCGTACGTCTGCTGTTCACTGCACTTTGATACTCTGATGACCCCACACTCGCCTCACCTACTTGCGCGATTTGGTTGGGATCAACACCACTTTGGAAGTAGCTTTCAATACCCAATAGAGCAAGCGGCGATAGGCATAAAATCAATAAAATGCGACCAGGCCAGCTTTTTAAAAAATCGCGCAATTTATCCATAATTATTTCTGCTTTATTAACCTATATTGATGAAAAACCATTGTAATACTAATAATAACATTCATGCTGTTCGAGCAGGCAATGGCAAGGTGAGGAACATCGGTAACTTATAAACGCCAGCTAAAGCTTGTTTAAGCATCACAGCTAACGCGCCCTATGATACGTGATTTTTGGTGTAGACTCAAAATATTCGCGCGATATGAGCATAAATGACATCTATAAAAAAAAGCACCCCTGTGAGGTGCTTTTTTATTACTCAATTTGCAGCTTTAATTGTCAGCTGCAAACCTACTATCTACTGGCTACAAGCACTTTTTTTATTAGTGAATAAAATAGCTATGTAGCATATACCTATGTGTAGCGAACTACTTTAAGTAACCGCTTAGTTCAAGCGCTCTTTTAAGTTTTTACCGGCTTTAAAGCTAGGTACTTTACTTGCTGGGATAGCAAGTTCTTCACCAGTCTTAGGGTTACGGCCTGTACGGGCTTTACGATCTTTTACGCTAAAGGTACCAAAACCAACTAATGAAATGCTTTCGCCCGCTTCTAAAGCTTGGCCAACACTTTCCATTACTGCGTTTAGGGCATCACCAGCTTGGGTCTTATTTAGACCGCTTTTGTCTGCAATGCTATCAATTAATTCTGACTTATTCATAAAATTTCCTTCAGGTTTAAGGGGTATAATAAAGGCTAACGTCAGGCATTGTATCGCTCTCATGCTATTTAAGCAATAAGAACCATCCTACTTATGCATTAGCAGGTTACACTTTGTTAACGTCTTTATATCAAGGCAGCATAAGGAGCGCAAGCGATTTTACATATTTTCGTATCCTATACTACGCATTTGACACTTAACGTTACGCAATACATCTGTAACTTAACTGTCAACTCTTTGACTCACCTCAAATGAGATGACCACTACCTTTCTTATTCATGTTATAACCATTACGTATTAAATACCAACGTTTGTTAAGTATATTATATTTATTTACAACCCAAGGTCCAAGGCAACAATTTGCTAACTGGCAACAATTTGCTAACTGACAGGTACCAACGTTACTTTTTATTATAAAGACGGTACTATAAGCACAACATAAAGACACCGCTTGCACCAATTTTAACTTTTATCTCAACTTGCCAATAAAAATGGACTACCCACATGAAGCGTTCTACGTTGTCTAGCTCTTTTCTTAATATCATTCTAGTGTTCATCGAGTCGGCATTGACACTATTGCTACGTTTAGATCCTGAGCTACGTAAAGCCGCTTATCCACTGGCTAAGAAAAGCACTGTGGTCGCTCTTCGATTATATCTACCGCATGTGCAGGTGTTTGCTACTTTTAGTTATAAAGGCGTGCTGCTAGATGCCAAGCTGCCTGCTGGACGCAGTGAACCAGATGTGATCATTAACGCTTATAGTATTCAAGTCCTAAACGCCATTACTACCCATGATAGCGAAACGACCGATAAGCTACAAATGCGTGGTGAGTCGGCTCAAGTACAGCTGATCAAACAGTTCATCATGCAGCTGGGTCTCGGCAGTCTCATTCAGAGTGTCGTTAAGAAGTTCAAAGGCGATAAAAGCAAATCTAAGCCTAGTGACGCTGAGATGGAAAGCAAAAAAGATAACTACAAGCAACGTATCAGTGAGCAACAAACCCAGATTAGCACCCTAACTATCAAGAACCGTGAACTAGAAATGACTGTCAAAGAATTACAAAGCAAACAAAAAACAATGCTAATTACTGCTGTTGTCGCGGGCATCATTGCCATCGGATTACTTATTGTATTGTTCATGAATTGAGCTATTTTTAATGAATAAGATAACGTTGATAAGATAACGTTGAATGGTAAAGATCAATTTTTGGTTCATTCAGCCGCTGTAAGACATCGAAACATTCGCTTACCCTGTTGAGCGTGAATTCCTATTATCATAGAGGTGACTATCATATAAAAGTCGCTTAGCACCTCATTCAGCTTAGCACCTCATTCAATAGTCATCCTAAGTTTTGATGAGCTCCAATTTTGATGAGCTCCAATGAGGCATATGCTTAGCAAATAGACGCTCAATAGATAAATTTTTAGCAAAAAGTATCTAACAAAATGAAGCGCTGACTCTGGCTATTAAATGCTATTATAAATTACCACTATTTATTCGCTACCTTGGTTTTTTGAACGCCTCTGTCTTGATACCTCCTACCTTTTAGCTGATGAAATGCCTGATTGTTTTTACTCATCATAGTGTTAGATTGGATTAACCATTCAACCACATTTTAATCTTGACTAAATTAGTCGGGATTGAGTATAATAACTTTATCGCAGCACACATCGGGTTAACCATCTGTTGTTTAATGGCGTTAACGCTAGTCTTAGTAACCTATCCATTTATTCGTTCTATAAAACCCCTACTAAGCTCGCTATTGAATTTGGCCTATAACCGATCAGTTTGGAGATATTTTATGCGTTTAACGACTCGAGGCAGATATGCAGTTACCGCCTTGTTAGATCTAGCACTACAAGCTAGCCAACAAGAGGGCGCGGTTTCTTTATCTGATATCGCTAAACGGCAGTCTATATCAATCTCCTATCTTGAACAGTTATTTTCTAAACTGCGTAAGCGTGGTCTAGTAATCAGTATTCGCGGTGCCTCAGGGGGCTATTATCTAGCCAAGCCTTTAGATGAGATTGATGTAATGAGCATCATTTCGGCAGTCGACGAATCAGTTGATGCCATGCAGTGTGAAGGACGTGGCGACTGCCAAGATGGCACAATGTGCCTAACTCACGATTTGTGGTGTGCCCTATCCAATCATATCGAACAGTACTTGAAAAATATAACATTAGCGCAATTATTAAAGATGGAAAATGTACAGTCTGTTTCAGAACGCCAGCATATTGATTCAATCATAAAAGACATCAATACCATTACTTTATCGACCAGCGAGGCACACCCAGCATGAGTCAAAATAATAAACTGATATACTTAGATTACGCCGCTACTACACCAGTTGCCAAGTCGGTCGCTGTGAAGATGAGCGAATATCTAACTGTAGATGGCATCTTTGGTAATCCAGCATCGCGTTCGCATGGCTACGGCTGGCAAGCTGAAGAAGCAGTCGAAACCGCGCGTCAACAAGTTGCTGAAGTCATCAACGCTGACCCTCGCGAGATAGTGTTTACCTCAGGGGCAACAGAGTCTAACAACTTAGCCATTAAAGGCGCAGCACATTTTTACCATTCACGTGGTAAGCATATCATTACCAGTCAAATCGAACACAAAGCGGTACTTGATACTTGCCGTGAACTGGAGCAAGAAGGCTTTGAGATTACCTATCTTGAACCACAAAAAAGTACCGGCCTAATTTTACCGCAACAAGTCAAAGACGCTTTACGTGAAGATACTATTCTAGTGTCATTGATGATTATTAATAACGAACTTGGCACGATCACTGATGTGGCTGCTATTGGCGAAATCACTCGTGAAGCGGGTATCATTCTCCATGTCGATGGTGCACAAGCAGTAGGTAAAATTCTGATCGACCTGGCAACTACCAAAATTGACTTAATGAGCTTTTCGGGCCATAAAGCGTACGGTCCTAAAGGTATTGGCGCATTGTTCGTCAGCCGTAAGCCACGTGTCCGTCTAAAAGCCGAACAACATGGCGGTGGTCATGAGCGCGGAATGCGTTCAGGTACATTGCCAACGCATCAAATCGTTGCCCTTGGCGCCGCGTTTAGTCTCGCTAATGAGCGTTATAAAGAAGACAATGCTCATGCCGCGAAATTGCGCCAAAAGCTTTGGGATGGACTTCAAGATATTGAAGAGATTTACCTAAACGGTGATCTTGAACACAGTGTTCCCAATATCGTAAATATTAGTTTTAACTTCGTTGAAGGCGAATCGTTGATGATGTCGCTTAAAGACTTAGCGGTATCATCAGGGTCAGCATGTACGTCAGCTACCCTTGAGCCATCATATGTCCTACGTGCTATTGGTCGTCCTGATGAATTGGCTCACAGCTCTATACGCTTTAGCTTCGGTCGTTATACCACCGAAGAAGATATTGATACCGTGATCCGTCAGATGCATGGCGCAGTTGACAAATTACGCGACCTATCGCCACTTTGGGATATGTATCAAGATGGCGTTGATTTAGATTCCTTAGAATGGGCTGAGCACTAAGATAACCGTACGGCTATATAATATAGCCGTTGAATAAAGAATCAGACAATTATAGAATGAGTATTTGACCCCAATTACCGATGAGTATGTGAACCAGTAGTATTACTGCTCATCATCTAACTAGGAGAAGAACCATGGCCTATAGTGACCAAGTTATTGATCATTACGAAAATCCACGCAACGTTGGTAATCTTGACAAAAATGCCAAAAACGTTGGTACCGGTATGGTCGGTGCCCCAGCCTGTGGCGATGTGATGCGTCTGCAAATTCAAGTTGATGATAACGGTATCATTGAAGATGCACGCTTTAAAACTTACGGCTGCGGCTCAGCGATTGCCTCAAGCTCACTCGTTACTGAGTGGCTAAAAGGTAAAAGCTTAGAGCAGGCAGGCGAGATTAAGAATAACGATATCGTTGTAGCGTTGGCATTACCACCAGTAAAAGTGCATTGCTCAGTATTAGCAGAAGATGCGATTAAATCTGCTATTAGTGACTACAAAGGCAAGCACAGTGTTGTTGAAAGTAAGGTAGAAGAAGCAGTCAGCTAAGTTTACTTTAATGTATTCGCTCTTTTATTAACAAGACTATTGTTTAAAAGAGCTGCTGACGCAACGCTACGAGGGTGACAATGACAGTTATGTAATTGTCACCTTTTATTTTAAGTGCTAAAAGTTTAAAACTTCTTTAGTAGAACAATATCCATATTATTGACAGTCAATAGGAGTTGGCATGATTGAAATGACAGAACGCGCCGCTCAGCATGTTCAAGGATTTTTGGACAATCGCGGTAAAGGTGCAGGTATTCGTGTTGGTATTCGCACGGCAGGATGTTCAGGTCTGGCTTATGTTTTAGAGTTTGTCGATGTGCCTGATGAAAATGATACCCGTTATGATAGCCGTGACGTGAGTATTTTTATCGATCCTAAAAGCTTGGTTTATTTGGATGGCTTGTTAATGGATTATGAGAAAGAAGGCTTGAACGAAGGCTTTAAGTTCACCAACCCCAATCAAAAAGGCGAATGTGGTTGCGGTGAATCATTTACGATATAAAATACCTAGGTATTGCTAGCATAATATTATAACTACTTATTAAGGCCTATTTTTAAGACGGCTTTAAAAGTCAAATTTGTAAAAAATAAATAAAAATAAAAAGTAAGGCACATATTATGGCAGATCTCATTCCAGAAGCTCAATTCGATAATTTCTTTGCCCTATTTGAGCAGCCGGTACAGTTTGAGCTGTCACAAGATAGTTTAGATCAACATCTACGTCTATTACAGAAACGCTATCACCCTGATAATGTTGCTAAAAATTTAACTGACAAAACAAAAGCTCAGCAGCAGTCTGAGCAAGCCTCCGCATTGATCAATCAAGGCTATCAGACTTTAAGCGCCCCTGACAGCCGCGCAGCTTATCTACTCGATATGGCAGGACAAGCTCAAACACTTGAAAATTCAATTGCAGACCTCGAGTTTTTAGAAGATGCTATGGAGCTGCGTATTGATCTAGGTGAAGCCATCGATAGCAACGACCGCCCAGAACTAGAAAAACTGCATCCACAAATTTTGCAGCGATTGAACAATCAATCGGAACGTTTTAATGCGACATATCAAAACGAAGAATGGTCAGCAGCGATTGATGCCACACAAAAGTTAAAGTTCTTAGTCAAACTTGATGCCGATATCACCACTGGTCTGGATGATATTGCCAGCGCAGCGCAGACAGACGATGATGATTTATACGTCTAATACTTGGCTAAAACTCATAAAGAGGGTTAAAATAGTATCCGTACACCGCGGCATTCATATTTTAAGTCAATAGTTTAAACGCACCACTGTAAGCGCGGCTAATTAGTATTTATTGCCAACTACTGTAGTCTTTAAGTGAGCTACGCCAGCCATCACTTATGCTCTATTTGTTCAATTTTACTTATTCATTTTATATCTGAGTTATCTTATGTCTTTATTGCAAATTGCTGAACCCAATCAAAGTGCCCAACCACACCAGCATCGTTTTGGTCTGGGAATTGACCTTGGTACAACGCGATCGTTAGTCGCGGTGGTACGCTCAGGCAAAGCGCAAGTATTAGAGGCAAATGCAAGTGCAGATACTTTATTGCCTTCAGTGGTCTATTATCCAAGCACAGGTACTCCGCTAGTCGGTTATCACGCCCTAGCTCAGTTGCCAAATGACCCAAAGAATACCATCATTTCCGCCAAACGCTTTATGGGTCGTAGCCAAAATGATATCAAATTTTCGCATCCTTATGAATTGAGTGGCAACGCAGACGCTATGCCCGTTTTTGTCACTGCCCAAGGTGAAGTGTCACCTGTTGAGGTGTCTGCACGTATTTTGGCTACCCTGAAGCAGCGGGCAACAAGTGCGTTACCTGAAGACAGTATTGAAGGTGCTGTAATCACTGTTCCTGCCTATTTTGATGAGGCTCAGCGCCAAGCGACTAAAGACGCTGCACAGGCTGCGGGTATTAATGTTCTGCGATTATTGAATGAACCAACCGCAGCGGCTGTTGCTTATGGGCTCGATAGACCTACCGAAGATAATATTGCTCGTTACTATTTAATTTATGATCTCGGTGGTGGTACCTTCGATGTGTCTATTTTAAAGCTCACTGATGGCGTGTTTGAAGTACTAGCAACCGGTGGCAATAGCGCCCTTGGTGGTGATGATATTGACCGCCTACTTACCAATTGGTTGATTAAACAGCTTAATATTGCACCAGCAGATGTAAGCCTACACGATAAGTCCGTATTGGCTCAGCAAGCCAAAGACTATAAACAAGCTTTAACGGAAGCTGAACAAGTCGATATAGATATTATTGTTAATGAACAATCTTTTAAAGGTGTATTACGCCGTGAAGATTTGCTCACCATCGCTGACCCTGTTAGCAGCCGAACGCTAACTGTCTGCGAACAAGTACTACGTGATGCCAAGTTAAGCACGCAAGAGCTCGATGAAGTTATCTTGGTAGGCGGCTCGACCCGAATGCCAGCGGTTAAGCAAGTGGTCACAGCATTTTTTGCTCAGGAACCTTTATGCCGTCTCAATCCAGACGAAGTAGTCGCATTAGGTGCAGCACAGACAGCGCATCAACTGGTGAATGGTAACAGCGATAATAACTTGCTGCTATTAGATGTCACGCCCTTATCACTTGGGCTTGAGACTATGGGTGGCTTAGTTGAAGTGCTGATTCCACGCAATACGCCTATCCCAGTCAAAAAGCGCCAAGTATTTACCACTTACCAAGACGGTCAGACCGGTATGGTCATTCATGTCATACAGGGTGAGCGTGAAACGGTCGAAAACTGCCGCTCACTAGGGCGCTTTGAGCTATACGGCATTCCGTCAATGAAAGCAGGTTTTGGCCGTATTGAAGTGACTTTTAGTATCGATGCCAATGGACAACTGACTGTTAGTGCTCAAGAAACCACGACAGGTACCGAAAGCAAAATTGAGATTACGCCGGCTTATGGCTTATCCGACGAGCAAAAAGAACAGCTGCTCACGGCTGGGTTCAAACATGCGGAAGAAGATAAGAATGCGCGCTCTTCAATTGAAGCTAGAGTAGAGACTGAGCGTGAATTACTGGCATTACAGTCAGCGCTAACTGAGTTCTCAGCCTTATTAACTTCTGAGGAACAGCAAACCTTGGCCGCACAGATGAAAGAGATGCAAACGGCTTTAGACTCTAACGACTCAACGCTTATTGAAGCACAACAAGCGCAGCTTAAACCACATAGCGATGCTTTTGCTGCCCGCATTATGAATCAGAGTGTTCAGACCAGTATGGCTGGTACTAGCGCTCAAGATTGGTAGCGTTTAAGACCGATAGTTTTAGAGCAGTGAATAACAGACTATATCTTAGATCCTACGTACATTTTAGATCCCACTTGGATTTCACATTTTTTGAATTGATTAGCACTGGATATATGACCCATGCCAAAAATTACTGTACTACCCCATCATGATGTTTGCCCTGAAGGCGTCGAAGTTGAGCTTGAAGCTGGCGAAAATTTATGTAAAGCACTGTTAGAAAAAGGCATTAAGATTGAGCATGCTTGCGAGATGTCAAAAGCCTGTACCACCTGCCATGTTGTCGTCCGTAAAGGCTTTAACGGCTTAGAAGAAATGGACGATATCGAAGCAGATTTGCTAGATCGCGCTTGGGGTCTAGAACCTGATTCGCGGCTGTCCTGCCAAGTGATGCTCGACGATGAAGATTTAACTATCGAGATACCTAAATATACCTTGAACCACGCCAAAGAAAACCACTAAATAGTAGTAGTGCTGAAGACTACTGCATTTATATGTATCAAAAAGCCAGCTTTCATCATAATAGCTGGCTTTTTTGTGGCTAAATTTAGGCTATATAGACTTGAGTTTTGTGTCACATTTTACTGTTTATCATTGTCCTAGTTCTTATTTTCATTAGAATCGAATACAGCTGCCTGCTTTTCTTGTTCAATACGTTCAAGCGCAAAATTCAAGCGGTCTCTAATCTCTTTATAATCATTTTCCTTCATATCTTTAAAATTTAGATGCAAGTTAAAGCCAGGTAACGTGTGATCAACCCATTTTGAAAAA
The sequence above is a segment of the Psychrobacter sp. PL19 genome. Coding sequences within it:
- a CDS encoding SurA N-terminal domain-containing protein, encoding MDKLRDFLKSWPGRILLILCLSPLALLGIESYFQSGVDPNQIAQVGEASVGSSEYQSAVNSRRTEILDQLDDASLLNEDVLHKQVLKGLIDRTLLEQQAGKLGMTVSDDTINRLLRQEDIFKDANGDFSNEQFSNFLRQRGMNKDQLFTEFRNQLSLDQLNASIVGTAIYPMKAVSQLIELQLEARNVWLYRFNWQNYQQQVKLTKADVQAYYDANKGTLKSAAMVDLAYIQLSPATMQVENVTTEELQRQYAGYKQGLAIVDERKLSQILLTGDDAKARADKINARLAKGESFAALAKNESDDPSGATGGAIGSFNPSVFGSDAQAVQQALQGLSVGDISKPIKTSFGYQIFTITEDKGSQVPSLDSMREELTVKAKEYKRQEIYADKVTAINDLAADGFSIEDIAQQENVPLKRLKNYRKENNTSVLAQPAVIKQAFDDFIIQDQAVTTGIDVGSGIAWVQPSNYRPTKTLTLAAATPTITQILRQQKASALALKDAKQLAAGIKTAADISKQKVTFQALGEINRQTTRLTEKERGLAFSQQAPANGVVALASETEIGATVIVGDSIKTEQQSPLSAAEKAQTAAIIRDNLGQDQLQDYLDYLRLIYKVEVNETNMASAQGR
- the purH gene encoding bifunctional phosphoribosylaminoimidazolecarboxamide formyltransferase/IMP cyclohydrolase; translation: MSTTPLALLSVSNKANIVEFAQGLIKAGFGLLSTGGTYRLLTEHNVAVTEVSDYTGFPEMMDGRVKTLHPKIHGGILGRRGTDDAIMSAHGIDRIDLVVVNLYPFAETIARADVTMNDAIENIDIGGPTMVRAAAKNHAHVGIVTDPKDYDRVLTALGNNTELTAALRYDLAVKAFEHTAQYDGMIANFLGSRVNETQQPDTFARTFNLQLEKVQDLRYGENPHQKAAFYIENQVLQSKQASIATAQQRQGKALSYNNIADTDAALECVKAFSAPACVIVKHANPCGVAIDNDQVAAYRTAFSTDPESSFGGIIAFNRQLTVAAAKAIIDNQFVEVIIAPSLEEGVLQATASKKNVRVLVCGELTASDAPMTQLDYKRVNGGLLVQEQDSGIINAGELQIVTDVQPTEAQIADLLFTWTVAKYVKSNAIVYGKNQRTIGVGAGQMSRVNSARIAAIKAEHAGLITEGAVMASDAFFPFRDGIDNAAEVGISAIIQPGGSMRDDETIAAANEHGIAMVFTGMRHFRH
- a CDS encoding Rrf2 family transcriptional regulator, translating into MRLTTRGRYAVTALLDLALQASQQEGAVSLSDIAKRQSISISYLEQLFSKLRKRGLVISIRGASGGYYLAKPLDEIDVMSIISAVDESVDAMQCEGRGDCQDGTMCLTHDLWCALSNHIEQYLKNITLAQLLKMENVQSVSERQHIDSIIKDINTITLSTSEAHPA
- a CDS encoding HU family DNA-binding protein, which encodes MNKSELIDSIADKSGLNKTQAGDALNAVMESVGQALEAGESISLVGFGTFSVKDRKARTGRNPKTGEELAIPASKVPSFKAGKNLKERLN
- the iscA gene encoding iron-sulfur cluster assembly protein IscA, coding for MIEMTERAAQHVQGFLDNRGKGAGIRVGIRTAGCSGLAYVLEFVDVPDENDTRYDSRDVSIFIDPKSLVYLDGLLMDYEKEGLNEGFKFTNPNQKGECGCGESFTI
- the fis gene encoding DNA-binding transcriptional regulator Fis, translating into MSGDCNSQTNHMHEPLCVHVERVVRQYFAMLGDEMPTELYELILKEMERPLLSVVLEQTRGNQTKCAQILGLNRGTLRKKLKTYDLM
- a CDS encoding IscS subfamily cysteine desulfurase produces the protein MSQNNKLIYLDYAATTPVAKSVAVKMSEYLTVDGIFGNPASRSHGYGWQAEEAVETARQQVAEVINADPREIVFTSGATESNNLAIKGAAHFYHSRGKHIITSQIEHKAVLDTCRELEQEGFEITYLEPQKSTGLILPQQVKDALREDTILVSLMIINNELGTITDVAAIGEITREAGIILHVDGAQAVGKILIDLATTKIDLMSFSGHKAYGPKGIGALFVSRKPRVRLKAEQHGGGHERGMRSGTLPTHQIVALGAAFSLANERYKEDNAHAAKLRQKLWDGLQDIEEIYLNGDLEHSVPNIVNISFNFVEGESLMMSLKDLAVSSGSACTSATLEPSYVLRAIGRPDELAHSSIRFSFGRYTTEEDIDTVIRQMHGAVDKLRDLSPLWDMYQDGVDLDSLEWAEH
- the iscU gene encoding Fe-S cluster assembly scaffold IscU; translation: MAYSDQVIDHYENPRNVGNLDKNAKNVGTGMVGAPACGDVMRLQIQVDDNGIIEDARFKTYGCGSAIASSSLVTEWLKGKSLEQAGEIKNNDIVVALALPPVKVHCSVLAEDAIKSAISDYKGKHSVVESKVEEAVS